GCTTGAGTGGTGAAATAAGAGATCAGGAGCGCTATGAAAATTTATCTGGATGTCTGCTGCCTTTGCCGGCCTTTCGACAACCACAGCGATACAAGAGTCCGGCTGGAGACGGAGGCAGTCCTTACTATCCTTAAACGCTGTTCGCTTGATTGGGAAATGATAACCAGCACTGCGGTCCTTTATGAGATCGGGCTTATCAGCGATCCTACGAGAAGATCGCACGCACTGCGACTGATTCAACGGGCGCGTGAGACAATCCGGGTTGATGACAGGTTACTGTCACGGGCAGAAGACTTTGAAAATCTCGGTATCATGGGTATGGATGCTGTCCATATTGCATGTGCAGAAAAAGCCGAAGCGGTACTGCTGACAACTGATGATGATCTGGTAAAGATTATGAAGAAGAATGCACTACGTACATCTGTACACGCAGACAATCCGCTGCACTGGTTGATGGAGGTGAATCAGCATGGAGAGTAAGACTATCGCCA
The sequence above is drawn from the Methanomicrobiales archaeon HGW-Methanomicrobiales-1 genome and encodes:
- a CDS encoding PIN domain-containing protein translates to MKIYLDVCCLCRPFDNHSDTRVRLETEAVLTILKRCSLDWEMITSTAVLYEIGLISDPTRRSHALRLIQRARETIRVDDRLLSRAEDFENLGIMGMDAVHIACAEKAEAVLLTTDDDLVKIMKKNALRTSVHADNPLHWLMEVNQHGE